A stretch of the Oenococcus sp. UCMA 16435 genome encodes the following:
- the glf gene encoding UDP-galactopyranose mutase has translation MANKYNTKKYDYLIVGAGPFGSIFAYEAAKFGKRSLIVEKRPHIGGNMYTHTENGITVHDYGAHIFHTDNKEVWNFVNKFADFNNYQNQVVANYKGELYNLPFNMNTFYEMWGVKTPAEAKEKIEEQKKEAGISGQPRNLEEQAISLIGTDIYRKLIKGYTEKQWGRKATELPAFIIKRLPVRFIFDNNYFNHRYQGIPIGGYTQLFDKWLSSDLINVKTNADFFEHKDDYIKEFPRIVYTGMIDRFFDYQFGELEYRSLKFESETLDTDNYQGNSVINYTDAETPYTRVMEWRHFDGLADKGKTIITREYPQNWDRSKEAYYPVNNEKNTETYKKYAKLARENKDQFIFGGRLGLYRYFDMDQVINATFNTVRQEFHLPIEFSFDKN, from the coding sequence ATGGCAAATAAATACAATACAAAAAAATATGATTATTTAATTGTTGGAGCAGGCCCTTTTGGTTCGATTTTTGCTTATGAAGCAGCGAAATTTGGTAAAAGATCTTTAATTGTTGAAAAACGTCCGCATATTGGTGGAAATATGTACACACATACGGAAAACGGAATTACCGTTCATGATTATGGTGCCCATATTTTTCACACCGATAACAAAGAGGTTTGGAATTTTGTTAATAAATTCGCTGATTTCAATAATTATCAAAACCAGGTTGTCGCTAATTATAAAGGTGAATTATATAATCTTCCCTTTAACATGAATACTTTTTATGAGATGTGGGGAGTAAAAACCCCGGCGGAAGCCAAAGAAAAGATCGAGGAACAAAAAAAGGAAGCCGGTATAAGCGGTCAACCACGTAATTTAGAAGAACAGGCAATTTCTTTAATAGGAACCGATATCTACAGAAAATTAATTAAGGGCTATACAGAAAAACAATGGGGCAGAAAAGCAACAGAATTGCCGGCTTTTATCATTAAGCGCCTGCCGGTTCGTTTTATTTTTGACAATAATTACTTCAATCATCGTTATCAAGGTATTCCAATTGGTGGTTATACCCAGCTTTTTGACAAATGGTTGAGTTCAGATTTAATCAATGTGAAAACAAACGCCGATTTTTTTGAACATAAAGATGATTACATTAAAGAATTTCCGCGAATTGTTTATACAGGAATGATCGATCGTTTCTTTGACTACCAATTTGGCGAGTTAGAGTACCGAAGCCTAAAATTTGAATCGGAAACACTCGATACCGACAATTATCAAGGAAATTCGGTTATCAATTATACAGATGCCGAAACACCTTATACGAGAGTTATGGAATGGCGTCACTTTGATGGCTTGGCTGACAAAGGGAAAACAATCATCACTCGCGAATATCCTCAAAATTGGGATCGTAGCAAGGAAGCTTATTATCCGGTTAACAATGAAAAGAACACTGAAACATACAAAAAATATGCCAAACTAGCTCGAGAAAATAAAGACCAATTTATTTTCGGGGGTCGGCTTGGCTTGTATCGATACTTCGATATGGATCAAGTGATCAATGCTACTTTTAATACTGTCAGGCAAGAGTTCCATTTGCCGATTGAATTCAGTTTTGATAAAAATTAA
- a CDS encoding HD domain-containing protein: MDLSDEETEKLNKIHNFMCGILDSDQSGHDSSHIDRVIGLTKKILKKEPTANQFIVLASATLHDTYDDKLFADQQEAKKKVIDFLKAIDVNPKPIIYIIDNMSWSAETFGQAKKLDINGQIVQDADRLEAIGAIAVIRAFKYAFKHQQIDYDPKIKVRVLKNKTDYRNGKQTTINHFYEKLFKIKDSLNTETAKQIAKRRDEFMHEFVKEYIAEYNLDA; encoded by the coding sequence ATGGATCTAAGCGATGAAGAAACTGAAAAATTGAACAAAATTCATAATTTTATGTGTGGCATCTTAGACAGTGATCAATCCGGTCATGATAGTTCGCATATTGATCGAGTAATCGGTCTAACAAAGAAAATTCTTAAAAAAGAACCAACTGCCAACCAATTTATAGTCTTGGCAAGTGCGACTTTGCATGATACCTACGACGATAAATTATTTGCGGATCAGCAGGAAGCTAAAAAGAAAGTTATTGATTTTTTAAAGGCAATTGATGTCAATCCAAAACCGATCATTTATATTATCGACAACATGTCCTGGTCGGCGGAAACTTTTGGCCAAGCAAAAAAATTGGACATCAACGGACAAATTGTCCAAGATGCCGATCGGCTCGAAGCGATCGGGGCAATCGCAGTTATCCGCGCTTTTAAATATGCCTTTAAACACCAACAAATCGATTATGATCCAAAAATAAAGGTACGAGTTTTAAAAAATAAGACTGATTATCGTAATGGAAAGCAGACAACGATTAATCATTTTTATGAAAAATTATTTAAAATTAAGGATTCTTTGAATACAGAAACAGCAAAGCAAATTGCCAAACGACGTGACGAATTTATGCATGAATTTGTTAAGGAATATATTGCCGAATATAATTTGGATGCCTAA
- the metG gene encoding methionine--tRNA ligase, whose translation MTKKNRFYITTPIYYPSGKLQLGNTYTTVLADSAARFHRALGEDVFFLTGTDEHGLKIQQKAEAAGKSEMEYLDQMAVSIKKLWKLMDISYDKFIRTTDEYHERVVQHIFKKFMDEGDIYKGNYTGWYSVSDEEYFTESQLAEVYRDKEGKVIGGKAPSGHEVQLVKEETYFFKMGKYSDWLLQYYRDHPEFLQPESRMNEMIANFIKPGLEDLAVTRTSFNWGVPVPGDEKHVIYVWIDALSNYITALGYDPELGDFDHQPELFRKFWPADIQLVGKEIVRFHTIYWPIMLHALGLPLPGEVLGHGWLVMKNGKMSKSKGNVIYPETLESRYGLDAVRYYLLRSMPFGNDGVFSPEDFVNRVNFDLANDLGNLLNRTISMINRYENGLIPKLGNIIPEDQELEETAQEAIDNFESEMEKVHTADALEAVWTLIRRTNKYIDETQPWVLDKNNQKTELDDAMAHLAGALRVVGSLLQPVLTQAPTKIFDQLGLPEVEPIADLKFAGIPDGVKVVERPTPLFPRLDVKKEVEFISGLVQKDTKGKGRARMEAAKEKAREELQGETIEEIDYDDFAKLRLIAGKIKSGELLKNSKKLVKWQIDDGSEDGRQILSGIREWYPDPSVLVGKKVAIVANLKTRKMAGEISQGMILCAENSDGKVIVSELPDDVEAGAVIN comes from the coding sequence ATGACGAAAAAAAATAGATTTTATATTACTACTCCGATTTATTATCCATCGGGGAAATTGCAGCTTGGAAACACTTATACGACGGTTCTGGCAGATTCAGCGGCTCGTTTTCATCGTGCTTTGGGAGAAGATGTTTTCTTTTTAACCGGTACTGATGAACATGGTTTGAAAATTCAGCAAAAAGCTGAAGCAGCTGGTAAATCCGAGATGGAATATCTTGATCAAATGGCTGTCAGCATTAAAAAACTCTGGAAATTGATGGATATATCCTATGATAAATTCATTAGAACAACTGATGAATACCACGAACGTGTTGTCCAGCACATCTTTAAGAAATTTATGGATGAGGGCGATATTTATAAAGGCAACTACACTGGCTGGTATTCGGTTTCTGATGAAGAATATTTTACCGAGTCCCAATTAGCAGAGGTTTACCGTGATAAAGAAGGCAAGGTAATTGGCGGTAAAGCACCATCTGGTCACGAGGTCCAGCTTGTCAAAGAGGAAACCTACTTCTTCAAGATGGGAAAATATTCTGATTGGCTTTTGCAATACTATCGTGATCATCCCGAATTTCTTCAACCGGAAAGTCGGATGAACGAAATGATTGCCAATTTCATCAAGCCGGGATTGGAAGATCTTGCTGTCACAAGAACCAGTTTTAATTGGGGAGTACCGGTTCCAGGGGATGAAAAACATGTTATTTATGTTTGGATTGATGCCTTATCAAACTATATTACTGCGCTTGGATATGATCCTGAATTAGGAGATTTCGATCATCAGCCGGAATTGTTTAGAAAGTTTTGGCCGGCGGATATTCAATTGGTTGGTAAAGAAATTGTTCGCTTTCATACGATTTATTGGCCGATTATGCTTCATGCTCTGGGTCTGCCGCTTCCGGGCGAGGTATTAGGCCATGGTTGGTTAGTCATGAAAAACGGTAAAATGTCCAAGTCCAAAGGCAATGTTATCTATCCGGAAACATTGGAAAGCCGTTATGGCCTTGATGCCGTCCGCTACTATCTCTTGCGAAGCATGCCCTTTGGAAATGATGGCGTTTTTTCTCCCGAAGATTTTGTTAACCGGGTTAATTTCGATTTAGCCAATGATCTTGGCAATTTGCTTAATCGAACAATCTCAATGATTAATCGTTATGAGAACGGTTTGATTCCAAAACTTGGAAATATTATTCCTGAGGATCAGGAACTTGAAGAGACTGCCCAAGAAGCAATTGATAATTTTGAAAGTGAAATGGAAAAAGTTCATACAGCAGATGCTTTAGAGGCTGTTTGGACTTTAATTCGGCGTACAAACAAATATATCGACGAGACTCAGCCTTGGGTACTTGATAAAAATAATCAAAAGACGGAGCTCGATGATGCAATGGCTCACTTGGCAGGCGCTTTGCGGGTTGTTGGTTCGTTGCTGCAACCGGTTCTTACTCAAGCACCGACAAAAATTTTCGATCAGCTTGGCCTGCCTGAAGTTGAGCCGATTGCCGATTTGAAGTTTGCCGGTATTCCTGACGGAGTAAAAGTTGTTGAGCGCCCAACGCCGCTTTTTCCAAGACTTGATGTTAAAAAAGAAGTTGAATTTATCTCTGGACTTGTACAAAAAGATACCAAAGGGAAAGGCCGCGCTCGAATGGAAGCTGCTAAAGAAAAAGCTCGTGAAGAATTGCAGGGTGAAACTATCGAAGAAATCGATTACGATGATTTTGCCAAATTACGATTAATTGCTGGAAAAATCAAATCGGGAGAGTTGCTTAAAAATTCAAAAAAATTAGTTAAGTGGCAAATTGATGACGGTAGCGAAGATGGTCGTCAAATCCTTTCCGGAATTCGAGAATGGTATCCGGATCCTTCGGTTTTGGTTGGCAAAAAGGTTGCAATTGTGGCTAATTTAAAAACAAGAAAAATGGCTGGAGAAATTAGTCAAGGAATGATTCTTTGTGCCGAAAATTCTGATGGGAAAGTTATTGTCAGCGAATTACCTGACGATGTTGAAGCTGGGGCAGTGATTAATTAA
- a CDS encoding amino acid permease: MKKLNDSKNNMKRELSNRHIQLISIGGTIGTGLFLGASRSIAFTGPSIMLVYLAAGIFMFLLTRAMGEMLYMDPNQHTFINFISKYLGKPSGFFSGWTYWLSIIFTGMGELTAVGVYFQFWFPKIPMWIIQLIFLAAIMSINLITVKFFGEAEFWFAMIKISAIVALISTSVFMLATDFKTPVGAVGLTNISKNFQLFPNGWKNFVMAFPMVFFAYQGIEFVGITTSETKNPRVVLPKAINQIIIRILIFYIGSLIAIMLIYPWQSLDPKQSPFVWIFKLLGISWAAGLINFVVLTAASSALNSILYSSGRHLYQLASDSSGKFNKNCAVISNNGVPARTICLSALAVAISPIINSIPTIKDAFSVIASVSSGAYLLIYILTLFAHRKYTQSKDYLADGFLMPKPKFFGPLTIAFMVFILISMLFQKETCPGVVTTLIWLVVFGGYSLAKYKNENS, from the coding sequence ATGAAAAAGTTAAACGATAGTAAAAATAACATGAAACGAGAATTATCAAACCGCCATATACAGCTGATATCGATTGGCGGAACAATCGGAACCGGATTATTTTTAGGCGCTTCCCGATCAATTGCTTTTACCGGACCTTCGATCATGCTGGTCTATTTAGCAGCGGGAATTTTTATGTTTCTGCTAACAAGAGCCATGGGAGAAATGCTTTATATGGATCCAAATCAGCATACTTTCATAAATTTCATCAGCAAATATTTGGGCAAACCCTCCGGTTTTTTCTCCGGCTGGACTTATTGGCTCTCGATTATTTTTACAGGAATGGGCGAATTAACGGCGGTTGGTGTTTATTTTCAATTCTGGTTTCCAAAAATACCTATGTGGATAATTCAATTAATATTTTTGGCTGCAATTATGTCAATTAACTTAATTACGGTGAAATTTTTTGGGGAGGCAGAATTTTGGTTTGCCATGATTAAAATATCTGCAATCGTCGCTCTGATTTCGACAAGTGTTTTTATGCTTGCTACAGATTTTAAAACACCAGTTGGGGCCGTCGGATTGACAAATATTTCAAAAAACTTTCAGCTCTTTCCCAATGGTTGGAAAAATTTCGTGATGGCCTTTCCGATGGTTTTCTTTGCTTATCAAGGAATTGAATTTGTTGGTATCACGACCAGCGAAACAAAAAATCCAAGGGTTGTTTTACCAAAAGCAATCAATCAGATCATTATTAGAATTCTGATTTTCTATATCGGTTCATTAATAGCGATCATGTTAATTTATCCTTGGCAATCTTTGGACCCAAAACAGTCTCCTTTCGTTTGGATATTCAAATTGTTGGGAATCAGTTGGGCCGCCGGTTTGATCAATTTCGTTGTCTTAACGGCAGCCTCCAGCGCATTGAATTCCATCTTATACTCTTCCGGCCGACACCTTTATCAGCTGGCATCGGATTCATCCGGTAAATTCAATAAAAACTGTGCCGTCATTAGTAATAACGGTGTGCCGGCACGTACCATTTGCCTATCGGCTTTAGCTGTTGCAATTTCCCCGATTATCAACTCGATTCCAACAATTAAAGACGCTTTTTCCGTCATTGCCAGCGTCAGTTCGGGAGCTTACCTGTTAATTTATATTCTTACCTTATTTGCTCATAGAAAATACACCCAATCCAAGGACTATCTTGCCGATGGTTTTCTGATGCCGAAACCAAAGTTTTTCGGCCCCCTAACAATTGCATTTATGGTTTTCATCCTGATATCAATGCTCTTTCAAAAAGAGACCTGTCCGGGAGTCGTCACGACTTTAATTTGGCTTGTAGTTTTTGGAGGTTACTCTTTGGCAAAATATAAAAATGAAAACAGTTAA
- a CDS encoding GtrA family protein: MKNFFNKNHEIILYLIFGVLTTVVYFIARFLTLNLSKDALLAVAVAQILAILFAFITNKIWVFTKAEKTPLLIQFLKFVAARLFVFLLDFFITWLCIEKYGSFFIKFFALNNIDYQSGITAFPIITDFIGSPTLANTFIWSMFVQIAAIILNYIFSKLFIFKNKKQ; encoded by the coding sequence ATGAAAAATTTTTTTAATAAAAATCATGAAATTATTCTTTATTTAATTTTTGGCGTTTTAACAACCGTTGTTTATTTTATAGCTCGTTTTTTAACTCTTAATTTAAGTAAAGATGCTCTTTTGGCCGTCGCCGTCGCTCAAATATTAGCAATTCTTTTCGCTTTTATCACAAATAAAATTTGGGTCTTTACAAAAGCTGAAAAAACACCCTTGCTGATTCAATTTTTAAAATTCGTAGCGGCACGATTATTCGTCTTTTTACTCGACTTCTTTATTACTTGGCTTTGCATTGAAAAATATGGTAGCTTTTTTATTAAATTTTTCGCTTTAAATAATATTGATTATCAGTCGGGAATTACAGCTTTTCCAATTATCACTGATTTTATCGGTTCGCCGACACTTGCCAACACCTTCATATGGTCGATGTTCGTTCAAATCGCCGCGATTATTTTAAACTATATATTTTCTAAGCTTTTTATTTTTAAAAACAAAAAGCAGTGA
- a CDS encoding sugar transferase → MTESQKRYIPFKRLIDIAGSFVGIVLLSWLFLILIILQKINDLRGPIFYLHDRVGKNHKHFKLIKFRSMRADADTYFKRHPEDYQTFVKNDYKFPAGEDPRVTKFGRILRRTSLDELPQLFNIFIGQMSIVGPRPITEPELRYYGSDVDKFLSVLPGAMGLWQATGRSDIKYPERAEIDLEYVEHIGFWYDWYIVYLTMKAIFSRAGAY, encoded by the coding sequence ATGACAGAGTCGCAAAAACGTTACATACCATTTAAGAGATTGATTGACATTGCCGGGAGTTTTGTTGGCATTGTTTTGTTGTCCTGGCTTTTTTTGATTTTGATTATTTTACAGAAAATCAATGATCTAAGAGGACCTATTTTCTATTTACATGATCGAGTGGGAAAAAATCATAAACATTTCAAACTGATCAAGTTTCGTTCGATGCGTGCTGATGCGGACACGTATTTTAAACGCCATCCAGAAGATTATCAGACTTTTGTTAAAAATGATTATAAATTTCCGGCTGGTGAAGATCCCCGAGTTACCAAATTTGGCCGGATTTTGCGCCGAACAAGCCTTGATGAACTGCCACAGCTTTTTAATATTTTTATTGGCCAGATGTCAATTGTTGGTCCGCGGCCGATTACCGAACCGGAACTTCGGTACTATGGTTCAGATGTTGATAAATTTTTAAGTGTTTTACCTGGTGCAATGGGACTGTGGCAGGCGACCGGCCGTTCTGATATTAAATATCCCGAACGTGCCGAGATTGATCTTGAATATGTTGAGCATATTGGTTTTTGGTACGACTGGTACATTGTTTATTTGACAATGAAAGCTATTTTTTCGCGAGCGGGGGCTTATTGA
- a CDS encoding bacteriocin-associated integral membrane family protein, with the protein MGWRLNSQQNQIRFESYSGADVLGVDQTKQAVNREKLTSSLNEFARLHHSLIARRIVVSTANQKTAFVYEKYGSGLLPSGLKKASRSLAQTSDLANSYLIVKGNLTSAELVNKIRELGYSSVIGSKFETLSLFLGMIVTPEALSSLAILNLCFTAMTLIYRIKDLRNAGIKLIAGKRNLGIVLEPVLLDLRDILVIAIISSVLGSLFLLFSGLGQLEIINIMLVGIFLPAILFTVISTIMSLVYLLGLNKTRLTQLLKGRLPLKWLLLLIISSQLIAVAIVGYSFEESLHYRDQLYEQEINQHNWQKNKDRYTLSFGTFINGNSEKESLERNKYWYSFANDAIKNQDALLSENNLNIYTDCDSSDGVKKTDYLPSGNTIYVTANYLDKQHIKIGKQLKKQLHHLKKGQFGLILPEKLKYKTASLTKIYAEYLNNFGRSALERNSSQLYTFQAKIAFVKNNQKRFLYNANFNNIDTQSLKDPIIVVMTPESTGSTPNSRMFWSSVVGNNVLFKNYCKTISLLKKDDVYQWVSYLKNTNLQYLKNVQSLRTKLISALLGSTMSIVTSIMLFYLMNLLYFEEFRKEIFIKRIAGIGNWSIHRYYLFIQGIALIFANQIVFSLTKNLTISVLTFIGFLLIAGITMYRQISIENNQAVTILKGK; encoded by the coding sequence TTGGGATGGCGGCTCAACAGTCAACAAAACCAAATTCGATTTGAAAGCTATTCAGGAGCCGACGTTCTTGGTGTCGATCAAACTAAACAAGCTGTCAACCGAGAAAAATTAACCAGCAGTTTAAATGAATTTGCCAGGCTCCATCATAGTCTGATTGCTCGTCGAATCGTTGTGTCGACAGCTAATCAAAAGACAGCTTTCGTTTACGAAAAATACGGTTCGGGCTTGCTTCCAAGTGGATTAAAGAAAGCAAGCAGAAGTTTGGCTCAAACAAGTGATTTAGCAAACAGTTATTTAATCGTTAAAGGAAATCTGACGTCTGCGGAATTGGTAAACAAAATTCGCGAATTGGGTTATAGCTCGGTAATCGGTTCCAAATTCGAAACTTTATCATTATTTTTGGGGATGATAGTTACCCCGGAAGCTTTATCAAGTCTTGCAATTCTGAATTTATGTTTTACAGCCATGACACTCATCTATAGAATCAAGGACTTGAGGAATGCCGGAATAAAATTAATTGCCGGAAAAAGAAACTTGGGTATTGTGTTAGAACCGGTGTTGCTTGATCTGCGGGACATTCTAGTGATAGCAATCATTAGCAGTGTTTTAGGATCTTTATTTCTCCTATTTTCCGGCTTGGGTCAACTTGAAATAATCAATATTATGCTTGTGGGCATATTTTTACCGGCAATCCTTTTTACCGTCATTTCAACAATTATGAGTTTAGTCTATCTGCTTGGTTTGAATAAGACGCGACTGACACAATTACTAAAAGGGCGTTTGCCTTTAAAATGGTTGTTGCTACTGATTATCTCTTCGCAACTTATTGCCGTGGCGATTGTCGGCTATAGTTTTGAAGAAAGCCTTCATTATAGGGATCAACTGTACGAACAGGAGATCAACCAACACAATTGGCAAAAAAACAAAGACCGCTATACTTTATCTTTTGGAACTTTCATCAACGGTAATTCGGAAAAAGAATCCCTGGAGCGCAATAAATACTGGTATAGCTTTGCCAATGATGCCATTAAAAATCAGGATGCTTTATTATCTGAAAATAATTTGAATATATATACAGACTGCGACAGCTCCGACGGCGTCAAAAAAACCGACTATCTACCAAGTGGAAATACCATTTACGTCACAGCGAATTATTTAGACAAACAACACATCAAGATCGGTAAACAATTAAAAAAACAACTACACCATTTAAAAAAAGGGCAATTTGGTCTTATTCTACCCGAAAAATTAAAGTACAAAACAGCATCATTGACAAAAATATATGCCGAGTACCTGAACAATTTTGGCCGCAGTGCGCTTGAAAGAAACAGCAGTCAGCTTTACACCTTCCAGGCCAAAATCGCTTTTGTAAAAAATAACCAAAAACGCTTTTTATACAATGCTAATTTCAATAACATCGATACTCAATCATTGAAAGATCCGATTATCGTCGTTATGACACCCGAGTCCACGGGAAGCACACCAAATTCCAGAATGTTTTGGTCCTCTGTCGTCGGAAATAATGTTTTATTTAAAAATTATTGCAAAACAATTTCACTTTTGAAAAAAGACGATGTATATCAATGGGTTTCCTATCTAAAAAACACCAATTTACAATACTTGAAAAATGTTCAATCCTTAAGAACAAAACTCATTTCAGCATTGCTGGGAAGCACAATGAGTATTGTGACATCGATTATGTTATTTTATCTGATGAATCTTTTATATTTTGAAGAATTCAGAAAAGAGATTTTTATCAAACGGATTGCAGGAATCGGAAATTGGTCCATTCATCGTTATTACCTGTTTATTCAAGGAATCGCCCTGATTTTTGCCAATCAAATTGTCTTTTCCCTGACCAAAAATTTAACCATCTCCGTACTCACATTTATAGGTTTCTTACTAATCGCCGGAATAACTATGTACCGACAAATTAGTATTGAAAACAATCAAGCTGTTACGATTTTGAAAGGAAAATGA
- a CDS encoding Mrr restriction system protein codes for MVKHIYKRRGAERAILKELKTLGGSASRDDIKQAIADDNDSEFSYEDVFDPIISRSGKQYVPFLFDFNFGVNNLFIAGYIEKPERGKDIILTEKGRISNEKFFPTLEEKRLIDQYWKNKSELRKARKKDNLIIDDSTSTKTVEIDENSGDSDWKTELIDQLKKFSPGKFESFSRLLISKMGVRIDKQRGIIRSGDHGIDGFGYFQSDEFRTSRVAIQAKRFTNGSVGEPEIDKFKGVMDSFNAEYGIFITTSYFTDQAKEKAVVGNNSVTLIDGIKLASLVQKYQLHITPVQTFTLNDYYFEKE; via the coding sequence ATGGTAAAACACATTTATAAAAGGCGCGGAGCAGAGAGAGCAATTTTAAAAGAATTAAAAACATTAGGTGGTTCCGCTTCTCGAGACGATATTAAACAGGCAATTGCTGATGACAATGATAGTGAATTTAGTTATGAAGATGTTTTTGATCCAATTATCTCCAGATCAGGCAAACAATATGTTCCTTTTTTATTTGATTTTAATTTTGGAGTCAATAATTTGTTTATTGCCGGCTATATCGAAAAACCCGAAAGGGGAAAAGATATAATTTTAACCGAAAAAGGAAGAATCTCTAATGAGAAGTTTTTTCCAACTCTTGAAGAAAAAAGATTAATTGATCAATATTGGAAGAACAAATCAGAATTAAGAAAAGCTCGAAAAAAAGATAATTTAATTATTGACGATTCCACAAGTACCAAGACAGTTGAAATAGATGAAAACTCTGGCGATTCGGATTGGAAAACGGAACTTATCGACCAGCTAAAAAAATTCAGTCCCGGAAAATTTGAAAGTTTTTCCAGACTCTTAATTTCTAAAATGGGAGTCAGGATTGATAAACAACGAGGAATAATTCGTTCTGGAGATCACGGCATTGATGGTTTTGGTTATTTCCAATCAGATGAGTTTAGGACAAGCCGAGTTGCAATTCAGGCGAAAAGATTTACAAATGGGTCGGTTGGCGAACCAGAAATAGACAAGTTTAAGGGCGTTATGGACAGTTTCAATGCTGAATATGGCATTTTTATTACTACTAGCTATTTTACCGATCAAGCGAAAGAGAAAGCAGTAGTTGGCAACAATTCGGTGACCTTGATAGATGGCATCAAACTGGCCTCCTTGGTTCAAAAATATCAATTGCATATAACTCCGGTTCAAACCTTTACTCTAAATGACTATTACTTTGAAAAGGAATAA
- a CDS encoding DUF4422 domain-containing protein — translation MQSKIYVASHKLYQMPTDPLYQPIWVGHSKSSNPFDLPAGWIGDDSGNNISDKNFAFNELTALYWAWKNSDADVIGLVHYRRYFSLNHKKGLDNILNGKQLDDLLKNNQIILPKKRNYYIETNYSHYIHAHHAEAINKARELMDQRYQASYDKIMKRTDQHLFNMLIMTRQQLDEYAAWMFNILFKLEKEINTSEYDQYEKRVFGFIGERLLDIFLDANDKKYVEVPFVFEEKQNWFKKGGNFLIRKIAGGKNGK, via the coding sequence ATGCAATCTAAAATCTATGTGGCATCCCACAAACTTTATCAGATGCCTACCGATCCTTTGTATCAGCCGATTTGGGTCGGACATAGCAAATCAAGCAATCCTTTTGATTTGCCGGCTGGCTGGATTGGCGATGATAGTGGCAACAATATTAGCGATAAAAATTTTGCCTTTAATGAATTAACGGCTCTCTATTGGGCTTGGAAAAATTCCGATGCTGATGTAATTGGTTTGGTTCATTATCGCAGGTATTTTTCCCTTAACCATAAAAAAGGTCTCGATAATATTTTGAACGGCAAGCAATTAGATGATCTCCTTAAAAACAATCAGATTATTCTTCCGAAAAAACGCAATTATTATATAGAAACAAATTATTCGCATTATATTCATGCCCATCACGCAGAAGCAATCAATAAAGCCCGGGAACTGATGGACCAGCGCTATCAAGCCAGTTATGACAAAATAATGAAAAGAACCGATCAACATTTGTTTAATATGTTGATAATGACACGCCAACAGCTTGATGAATATGCCGCTTGGATGTTCAATATTTTATTCAAACTGGAAAAGGAAATCAATACAAGTGAATATGATCAATATGAGAAAAGGGTTTTCGGTTTTATAGGTGAACGTTTGTTGGATATATTCTTGGACGCTAATGACAAAAAATATGTTGAAGTTCCCTTTGTTTTTGAAGAGAAACAAAACTGGTTTAAAAAAGGCGGGAATTTTTTGATAAGGAAGATCGCCGGAGGAAAGAATGGCAAATAA
- a CDS encoding histidine phosphatase family protein has product MISIYFVRHALPDYSFDDDATMPLTAEGKRDSLKVLNKLNNVHFDFCLSSPYKRTVETILPLVRQLNLDLHTDPRLKERVRGKINNNYQELLKKRWDNFDFHEENVESMNSLQQRNIAVLFEILSKHKNENILFSTHGAALSSILNYFNPNFGYLDFVRIRNFTPYILKIDFNEQNKIIGQKELLIISK; this is encoded by the coding sequence GTGATTAGTATTTATTTTGTGCGCCATGCTTTGCCTGACTATTCTTTTGATGATGATGCAACTATGCCCTTAACAGCCGAGGGCAAAAGAGATTCTTTAAAAGTTTTAAACAAATTAAATAATGTCCATTTTGATTTTTGTCTTTCCAGCCCCTACAAAAGGACTGTTGAAACAATCCTTCCGCTGGTCAGACAATTGAATTTGGATCTACATACTGATCCCCGTCTAAAGGAAAGAGTCAGAGGAAAAATTAATAATAATTATCAGGAGCTGTTGAAAAAACGCTGGGATAATTTTGATTTTCACGAAGAAAACGTTGAATCGATGAATAGTCTTCAGCAGAGAAATATTGCGGTTCTATTTGAAATATTGTCTAAGCATAAAAATGAAAATATACTGTTTTCAACCCACGGGGCAGCTTTAAGCTCGATTCTGAACTATTTTAATCCAAATTTCGGATATTTGGATTTTGTCAGGATTCGAAATTTTACGCCGTATATTTTAAAAATAGATTTCAATGAGCAAAATAAAATAATCGGTCAAAAAGAGTTATTGATCATTTCTAAATAA